Genomic DNA from Thermogemmatispora onikobensis:
GGCCTCATTGATCAGCTTCATCCGCTGCTCGTATCTGGCCTGCATACCAGGTGCGTTCTGATTTGCATCAGGATGATAGCGGCGCACCAGGCGCAGATAAGCGCGCCTGATCTCCTCGGGCGAGGCAGTTGGTGCTACTTCCAGAATAGAATAATAGTCCTGCATCGCTGACCTCATTCACCCGTACTGCCGAAGCCGCCCCGCCCTGGCCCCAGGGCCGTCACCTCCTGCCAGCAGGCCAGAGCCACCGGAATGAAAATACCCTGAGCGATGCGCTCACCGCGCTTGATCAGAACTGGCTCATCGCGGAAGTTATAGACCTGGATCAGTATCTCGTCGCCCTCGCCGCAGTAGTCCTGATCGATGATGCCCACCCCATGAGGGATCAGCAGCCCCTTGCGTCGCGGCGTACTGCTGCGCAGGGTCACCAGGAGCAGATAGCCCGGTGGCGTGCGCACAATGACGTTGCCCGGAATGAAACCGAGATCACGGGGTGCGATCTCTGTATCCTGACGGCAGAGGAGATCAAAGCCAACCGAGCCAGCGGTGGCGTAGGTTGGCAACGGCAGGGCTGGGTCCACACGTTTGATCGCCACGTCGAGCGGTTGCAGATACTTGTTCATTTCTGCTATTCTAGAAAAGAGCTTCTGTGACGTCAAGAGAAGGTGCTGGATTTCCTTGTTGAGAGAAATGGGTGGTCAGCGTCGCCGGGCGCCGGCGGCGGCTTTCCTACCTTTGCCACTGCTATGTCGGGCCGCAGCCTGGTGTTGAGTCTCAAACTCAAGTTGCTTGGGCTGGTGCTCTTGCTCTGCCTGGCCGTCAGCACGACGGTGTATGCTGCCAGTTCAACCTATCACGCTGTACAGCATCTGCAGCAACAGCGCGCCCTGGTCAAAGCGGGGGATGTGCGCAGCATTCGCCCCTGGATGACGATTCCCTACGTAGCCCACCTCTGCCACGTACCAGCCGGGTACCTCTATCGGGCCTTGCATGTTCCAGCGACGCCCTCCGTACAACATCTGACCCTCCACGCACTGTCTCTGCGTACAAAACGCCCTGTTGACGAGTTGATTCGCACGCTGCAGCAGGCGATCGAGACCTACCGCCAGCAGCACCACGGGCCGAACAGTCCCCAGATGACAGAGCCTGCGGCATCCTCTGCACTGGCAAAGGGAGAATGGCCATGAGCGCCCTGCTTCCCTACCTGGTGAACTGGTTGCAAGAGTACGGCTATCCAGCTCTGTGGGGCCTGGTCTTTCTGGGCGCCGCCGGTATCCCACTCCCGATCACCCTGCTCTTGCTGGCCGCCGGGGCCTTCGCAGTCCTGGGAGACTATAACCTCGGCTTGCTAGCCCTGCTGGCAGTCAGCGCCGCTGTGGCCGGCGATAGCGTCGGCTACAGCCTCGGTCGCCGCTGGGGAGGCCGCCTGCTTGACTACCTGGAACACTCGCCACAACACTGGATTCCACAGCAGGCCCTCAAGCGCGCACGTCAGCTCTTCCATCGGCGCGGCGGCTGGGCCATCTTCCTCGGTCGCACCGTCTTCTCGGCTTTCGGCGTGCCGATTACGCTCCTCTCAGGGGCAGAACGCTATCCGTACCGCAAGTTTCTACTCTTCGATGCCCTCGGCGAGCTGGTGGGCGTCGGCCTGCCCCTCAGCCTCGGCTTTCTCTTCGGCGCCAGCTGGGAGGCCGTAGGCGAGATTCTGGGGATGGTCTCGCTGCTCTTGCTGACCCTGGCCCTGGCTACCTGGCTGAGCTATCGCTTGCTGCTGCTGCTGCGCCGCCTGCGGGCAACTCACGCCGAACCACAGCCCCGACCACACCCCCAGCTCGAAGAGCCAGAACGGGCCGCTTCCCCCGGGGCCGCCTCCGGCTCCTCGGGTTCCCTGCCACTTTAGCCTACCCTCAAGCGTATGTAATAATGATCGCAACGTTGAAAAAGTATACGCCTCTTACAGCTAAAGTCTTTTTTTCTTGTAGAGCATCTTTAAGTATTCAATGCTGTCACAGACTGGCACGGAAGGGAACCTTTAGGGTATAATTGGAATAGCGCTGGAATATTTCTGGGCCGTACTGTGTTCCTATCGGTAGAAGCAACGTGTCTCATCTTACATCTTTCTCCTACCCGGCGTCAGACCTGGTCTCTCTCAGGTCGAAGGCTCGCTTTCCCTGCGTGTAGGGTCAGACAGCCTCACAGCCGCTATCTTGCTGCTTAAGATAGACACTACCTTTTCATGGAGGGCGCATATGTTAGACCTGGAGCGTGCCGACACGGGAAATGCGCTTACCTTAGATGACCAGCCCACACAAGACAATCCAGATCTGGAGAAGCAACTTGATCAGTTGCTTACGAAGGATCTTGAATATATAGATTTTGATGACGACAACGACGACGACGCTGTTGTTGATGGAGAGGAGGAACCTGGCAAGGACGAAGAGCCTGAGCTGGACGAGGACCTCAGCGTTCTAGAGCCAGCAGCCCTGGAGTTAGAAGAGATGCCTGATATGCATGAAGATCTGACGCAATTGCCAGGTTCGCCTGAGCTAGAAGATACCGCCTCGCTGCTCTCTCTTCCTTCCCTGCCTGCGACTCGCGGGGGTGCAGTACGTCGCCCCGGCGGGCGCCGGCGCCGCTCCGACTATGCGGACGAGAGCACAGCGAGCGCTCTAGACACCGGCGAATCGGATGCCGTGATGGCATATCTGCGCGAGATCGGGCGTGTGCCGATGATCTCGCACGAGCGCGAAATCGAGCTGGCCAAGCGCATCGAGATGGGTGACCGCGAGGCCAAGAAGCAGTTCATTCTGGCCAATCTGCGCCTGGTTGTCAGCATCGCCAAGCGCTATGTCGGGCGTGGTCTGAGCCTGCTCGATCTGATCCAGGAGGGCAACATCGGGTTGATCCGCGCCGTACAGCGCTATGACTGGCGTCGCGGCCATCGCTTCTCGACGCATGCCACCTGGTGGATTCGCCAGGCCATCAGTCGCGCGGTGGCTGATAAAGGGCGCACGATCCGTTTGCCCGTCTATGTGAATACGGCTCTGAACCGCATCCGTCGCGAGCGTCAGCGCTTGCTGCAGGAGTTGGGCCGTGAGCCGACCGAGCAGGAGCTGGCCGAGGCGACGGGGCTGGACCCCATCCGCATGCAGGAGCTGCAGTCGGCCCCGGGCGCCCCCGTCTCCCTGGAGCTGCCCGTCGGCGAGGATGAGGAGCAGGAGCTGGGCGATGTGCTGGCTGACACTGAGTCCGCTTCACCAGAAGATATTGCGACAACTCAGACGCTGAAGGATGAGGTCCAGCGCGTGCTGGAGTCGGTGCTGACGCCGCGTGAGCGCCTGGTGCTACAGTTGCGCTTCGGCCTGGGCAATGGTCAGGCCCATCCGCTGGAGCAGGTGGGCCGCGAACTGGGGATTACGCGCGAGCGCGTACGCCAGATCGAGGCCGGCGCTCTGGCGAAGCTGCGCCAGCCGCCAGTCCTGGAGCGCCTGCGCGGCTGATCCGCTGACACAGCTGAATTTCTCTGCACACGCCGCTCATCCTCGTGCTCTGCTCGTTGTTCCCCAGGCCGGAAGGCCCTGCTCTGGTGCCTGGCGCGCAGCGCTGGCTGCCCGGCTTCTATCTACCTGCACCACGCTTGCCAGGTGCTTCTCCGGTAAGTGCGGTCAGCGGGTCGCGCTGGTCAGGCGCTTGCTCTCCAGCAGATTGATCTTCCTCCAGTAGTGGAACCGAGCCCATCTGCGCCACAGTAATGGCGAAGACCACAGAGCAGGAAAGGCTGCCCTCTGCGGAAGAGGTACCTTTCCTGCTCTGTTTTCTTGTGTATTGGCAACTGCGCTGTTTGCCTTCCCTGGTCCTCTGGCCTGGCTCGCTGGCGCTCAGGACTCCGCTCCGTAGAGCTGCAAGAAGCGCGCGACGGTGCGCATCCCTTTGAAGAATTGTTTGAGGGAGTATTTTTCGTTGGGCGAGTGGAGATTGTCATCGGGCAGGCCAAAGCCCATGAGGACAATGGGAACCTGCAGGATGTCGTTAAAGAGGGCCGCAATGGGAATGGAACCGCCTTCGCGAATGAAGATCGGCTCGCGTCCGTAGGTCTCTTTGAGGGCCGCTGAGGCAGCCCGCATGACGGGGGCATCGAGCGAGACGAGTACGCCCTCGCCAGCATGGATTTTGTGGACGGTGACCTCGACGTCGGGCGGGGCCAGCTCTTTGACACGCCGTTCGAAGAGGCGATAGACCTCTTCGGCTTTGAGTCCAAGGTCGGCTGGGATGCGCATGCTGATCTTGGCTTTGCCGCTGGCGGGAATGACGGTCTTGGGGCCTTCGCCGCTGAAGCCACCGACGAAGCCGTGAATTTCCAGAGTCGGTCTGGCCCAGATGCGCTGTAGCGGCGGATACTCTGGCTCGCCAGAGAACTGGGCCACGCCCATCTCTTCGCGCAGGGCCTCGGCCAGGTGAAGGGGATCTTCTTGCCAGAAACGCTCTTCCTGCGGCGGCGCCTGCCGCTGGCGATCGTAGAGACCGGGCATGTGGATGTGCCCATGCACGTCTTTGAGACCGGCAATGATGAGGGCCAGGGCATGGAAGGGGTTTGGAGCTATGCCTCCATAGGTGCCTGAGTGCAGGTCACGTACGGCTCCACGCGCTTCGACTTCGGTGTAGAGGATGCCGCGCAGGCCCGTGATGAGGGCCGGCAGGTCGGGCGCCGGCATATGGGTGTCGCAGATAAAGGCGGCGTCGCACTTCAAGCGCTCGGGATAGTTGCGGACGTAGTGCTCGATGGCTTCGCCTCCGGTCTCCTCTTCTCCTTCGATGAGGACGCGCACGTTGACGGGCAGCCCTCCCTCGGTGGTGATGAGGGTCTCCAGGGCTTTGAAGACGAGCATGGTCTGCCCTTTGTCATCGCAGGCCCCTCGACAGTAGAGATTCTCGCCGCGAATGGTCGGCTCGAAGGGCGGCGTCTGCCAGAGTTCGATGGGATCAACGGGCTGGACATCATAATGTCCATAGATAAGGAGAGTGGGCCGGCCCGCCGCTTTGAGCCATTCGCCATAGACCAGCGGATGGCCCTGGGTTTCGATGAGACGGACGTTGTCAAGACCAATGCTGCGCAATTGGGCGGCGGCGTACTCGGCTGCCCGGCGCACGTCAGCAGCGTACTCGGGGAGGGCACTGATGCTGGGGATTCGCAGCCACCCTTTGAGATC
This window encodes:
- a CDS encoding dUTP diphosphatase, producing the protein MNKYLQPLDVAIKRVDPALPLPTYATAGSVGFDLLCRQDTEIAPRDLGFIPGNVIVRTPPGYLLLVTLRSSTPRRKGLLIPHGVGIIDQDYCGEGDEILIQVYNFRDEPVLIKRGERIAQGIFIPVALACWQEVTALGPGRGGFGSTGE
- a CDS encoding DedA family protein codes for the protein MSALLPYLVNWLQEYGYPALWGLVFLGAAGIPLPITLLLLAAGAFAVLGDYNLGLLALLAVSAAVAGDSVGYSLGRRWGGRLLDYLEHSPQHWIPQQALKRARQLFHRRGGWAIFLGRTVFSAFGVPITLLSGAERYPYRKFLLFDALGELVGVGLPLSLGFLFGASWEAVGEILGMVSLLLLTLALATWLSYRLLLLLRRLRATHAEPQPRPHPQLEEPERAASPGAASGSSGSLPL
- a CDS encoding sigma-70 family RNA polymerase sigma factor yields the protein MLDLERADTGNALTLDDQPTQDNPDLEKQLDQLLTKDLEYIDFDDDNDDDAVVDGEEEPGKDEEPELDEDLSVLEPAALELEEMPDMHEDLTQLPGSPELEDTASLLSLPSLPATRGGAVRRPGGRRRRSDYADESTASALDTGESDAVMAYLREIGRVPMISHEREIELAKRIEMGDREAKKQFILANLRLVVSIAKRYVGRGLSLLDLIQEGNIGLIRAVQRYDWRRGHRFSTHATWWIRQAISRAVADKGRTIRLPVYVNTALNRIRRERQRLLQELGREPTEQELAEATGLDPIRMQELQSAPGAPVSLELPVGEDEEQELGDVLADTESASPEDIATTQTLKDEVQRVLESVLTPRERLVLQLRFGLGNGQAHPLEQVGRELGITRERVRQIEAGALAKLRQPPVLERLRG
- a CDS encoding dipeptidase, producing the protein MMQIEAYIAEHEQRFLEDLKGWLRIPSISALPEYAADVRRAAEYAAAQLRSIGLDNVRLIETQGHPLVYGEWLKAAGRPTLLIYGHYDVQPVDPIELWQTPPFEPTIRGENLYCRGACDDKGQTMLVFKALETLITTEGGLPVNVRVLIEGEEETGGEAIEHYVRNYPERLKCDAAFICDTHMPAPDLPALITGLRGILYTEVEARGAVRDLHSGTYGGIAPNPFHALALIIAGLKDVHGHIHMPGLYDRQRQAPPQEERFWQEDPLHLAEALREEMGVAQFSGEPEYPPLQRIWARPTLEIHGFVGGFSGEGPKTVIPASGKAKISMRIPADLGLKAEEVYRLFERRVKELAPPDVEVTVHKIHAGEGVLVSLDAPVMRAASAALKETYGREPIFIREGGSIPIAALFNDILQVPIVLMGFGLPDDNLHSPNEKYSLKQFFKGMRTVARFLQLYGAES